The window AAGTAACTTTTCAGCGCATCACGTTTCTCCTCACCTAAAAACAGTAAGACACCTACCTGTGCCCTTGCAATACATCGGGCTGAGGCCGAAATTCTCTCAGACGGTGGTTTGGGAGAATTGTGCACAGCAACAAACAATTCTCCCTGATCAAGAACCGATGGATGGGATGGAAAAAGTGAGGCTATGTGCCCATCCTCACCGCTGCTTGCCAAAACGATATCGATTGTACCACCGCAATCTTTAAAACGTCGATTATACTCTTCAAGAGCGGTTACCGGGTTGTCTGATTCCAAAACAAACGGATGCAACCGTTCCTTTTCAATGACCGCATCTAAAATCTCACTGGCTTGTCTGAAATTGCTTTCGCTGTGATCGATAGGCACAAGCCTTTCATCCAACATAAAAATGTCCAATTTGTCCCAGGGAACATCCAATTCCCGTAATTGCAAAAATATCTCTGCCACATTTCTGCCACCGGGAACCGCCAGGACGACGCGTTCCTGTTTCAACGACAACTCATGGATAGTATCTCTGAGCAACCGTGTGGCCCTGACTATCATCTCGTGTCGTGTTCCTCTTAAAAACATTGCTTTACCTCCGAAGTTAGCTCATTTTCTCAAGTCAACCAGTATTTCTCACGAACCTTGAGCCAAAACCTGTAAAACACAATTCGCCGCAGCCTTTGAACACCTAAGCTGGAGTGAAATTGGGGATAATTAAAAATCAGCACTCCCGATGGCGTCAATCATCATATTCTACCCGAAGTCCCTTGCCGTAAATCCTTTACCTCAACAATTCTTTTTTTATAGAATCAGACGAACACCAAAAAAATAGATTACAGAACAGTATCATATACATAACTGAAAAATCAGCAGACATTAACCCGTCATTGCATGCTTTTAACTTGTCACACGCAAACATCAAACACACTTTTTTAAGGCATCTAAAGACTATTCTGGGTTAGTATGGGTGGTTAATGTGAAGCACGTTTCAATGATAAAGTAACTACGAATTAACAGTACGCCCACATCACAACTCCATGAGAAGAAAATCTTTTTTTGTCCTGCTGCCTCTGTCTGCGCTGCTTGCCTGTATGGTAATTGGCGCTATTTTTTCCATAGATTACCTCAAGGACCAGAATCGGATAATTCGAGCCAAATTCGAAGGTAACCGCTGGGCGGTGCCAGCTGTGGTCTATGCCCGGCCGCTAGAATTATATACAGGCCTGCAATTAACTGCCGATGTACTGGAGAGAGAATTACTGCTTGCCGGATATCGAAATGAAAACCCCGTGCAGAGTGCTGGTGGTTATTTCAGGGATAACAACAGTTTTGATATAATCACCAGGGATTTCGTTTACCCAACAGGCCCAGAGCCATCAACCCGGATCAAAGCCAGCATCAAGGCTAACCGTGTCAGTACACTTACCACTGCCGACCATACTGAAAATTTACCATTCATCCGGATTGATCCAGCACAGATTGGCAGCTTTCACCCTCTGGTGCATGAAGACAGGTTAATTCTCACCCCTGAAGACGTACCGGAAATACTTAAACTGGGCCTCATTGCTGTTGAAGACAAAAGTTACTTCAAACACCAAGGTGTCGATCCAATTGGTATCGCCCGGGCGCTGGTCGCCAATATCAAGGCGGGCAGAACCGTTCAAGGTGGCTCCACCCTGACCCAACAGCTGGTCAAGAATTTCTTCCTCAACCACGAGCGGACCCTTGAGCGGAAAATTCAGGAAGCGGTGATGGCGCTTTTGCTCGACTATAATTACTCAAAAGAAGAGATTCTCACCGCCTACCTGAACGAGGTTTTTCTTGGCCAGGACGGCTCACGAGCTATCCATGGCTTTGGCCTCGCCAGCCATTTCTATTTCCAGCGTGATCTTGACAATCTCTCGGTTGCCCAAATTGCCACCCTGATAGGCATGATAAAAGGGCCTTCCTACTATGATCCAAGGCGAAACCCTAAACGGTGCATAAATCGCAGGAACACCGTATTATCGGTCATGCATAGTGACAACCTTATCACTCAACAGCAATACGAAGAGGCGCTGGACGCTCCCATCTCCGATATAACCCACAGAGAAAGCGGTCTTAACCGGTTTCCTGCCTTTCTCGATCTTGTTCAGCAGCAGCTAAAAGATGATTATGATGAGAATGACCTGAAAAGTAATGGGCTGAAAATCCTCACCACCCTCAACCCCCAGACACAGTGGACAGTTGAGGAACAGTTACAGAACTCATATGAATCTCTGAGTAAAAGCAGTGGCAATGACTCGTTACAGGGAGCTGCAATAGTTACGGGTCGTGACAGCGGGGAGGTTCTTGCTCTGGCAGGCAGCGTCCAGCCAATTGATACAGGTTTCAATAGAGCCCTTCGAGCTAAACGTTTAGTCGGCTCGGTACTCAAACCAGCCATATACCTTTCTGCCATTGATGCTGGATATACCCTCGCTTCTCCCGTCATGGACCACACTGTGGAGATTGAAATTGATGGTAAAACCTGGAAGCCGAGAAACTTCAGCCATCGTGAGTATGGAGTGGTTCCTCTGTACAAGGCTCTCGCAAAATCTTATAATCTTGCAACAGTCAACCTTGGCATGAATATTGGGTTGCCGAGTGTCATTGAGACACTTCACGAGCTTGGCTATGATGGCCCCATCAATGAGTACCCATCCTTACTGCTGGGTGCCATTAACATGACACCGTTTGAAATGAGCCAGATCTACCAGACAATCGGTTCAGGAGGGTTTTATCAACCGCTCAGGGCTATCGAAAGTGTCATGGATTCAAACAATGAACTGTTGACTCGATATGGACTTGAGGTTGAGCAGAGGTTTTCGCCAGAACAGATCTTTCTGATCACCCATGCCATGGAGTTGGTGATGACTGAAGGCACCGGTGCCGGGTACGGACCTGCCCGTAAATATCGGTTTGCCGGCAAAACCGGTACCACCAACGATTTGCGTGACAGCTGGTTTGCAGGCTTTTCAGATAACCATATTGGTGTGGTCTGGCTTGGCAATGATGATAATTCTTCTGTCAAACTGACCGGTTCTTCCGGAGCATTACGGGTATGGGTCGATTTATTTACCCAGCTTGATCCAAACATGAACAAACCAGTTCAACCCGCAGATATTATATGGAAACGTATTGATAACGACACGCTTGAGCCCACATATTATCAAGATGACGGCACCATGCTCCCATTTATCAAAGGAACTGAACCTCAATCTTTCTGGCAAACACCAGGTCACCAACTTAAGAAATTTGAAAATGGCGCCCGCCGGTTTTTTGACCAGATGGGAAATATGATCAAATAAATCACATTCGAGACAATGAAAAAAGATACCTGCAAAGCCCGTCGCGCACACATCTGCCAGATCGCCCTGATCGTTCTGACTGCGTTATTGCTCCACGGATGTTCCGGTAAAAGGGTCGTTCCGCCCTACCCCGGTACGCCTGAACAGCCGCAATACCCGACAAGCCCGACCTATCCCGGCTATCCTACCGAGTTCCCCGGTGAGCCTACCCAATTACCGGAAGATCTCCCAATGGAGCAACCCATAACAGTGGCGCCCATTGCCCCGGAACCTACCCTCGAGGCCCCACCCTCAGAGACCGGAGCTGCAGCCGCTCTTTACCAGACTGCACGCGAATCATTAAAAAAATCGGAATACAAGCAAGCCGAGATGACAATGGAACGTGCCTTGAGAATCGAGCCGAGAAACGGCTACTACTGGTACACTATGGCCCAGATAAAATACCGCCAGCAGGACTACTCCCAGGCCATAAACCTTTGTCTTAAATCGAAAAGTTTTGCCGGTCAGGACCTGAACCTGATTGAAATCAATGATTCACTGATAGAGAATTCGCGACGAAAACTGGTTCAGTAATTCCAATTATGCCGGTTTGTTTGAGCTTATACAGACAAAAGCCCTGTGTCTTCGTTGACATAGGGCTTTTGTTTTCCTGATAAGCAGAAAGAATGGGGTGAGCAACCTTTTGATTAGATGTATTGGTGGGTTAACCAGCGCCTGGTCACAATCTTACCTGACCGTCAGCCCTGTATTCTCATCTGTAACCTCAGCTACCCGCACCGCTGTGCTGATCCCTGCCTCGCGCATATCTTTCACGAGTTGGTCAGCCTGATCGCTCGGCACAGCTATCAATAAGCCGCCGGAAGTTTGCGGGTCATACATCAACTCTTCCTCTGCTTTGCTCAATTTCTTTCCGACCATGAGATTGTATCGCGCCACCATGGCCCTGTTGGCACCATTACTGCCGGTGGTTTCACCCTTTTTGTACATCTCCGGTGCACCCTCATAAAAGGGTAGCCTGGAATAATCGAGGGTAATATGCGT of the Desulfosediminicola ganghwensis genome contains:
- the pgl gene encoding 6-phosphogluconolactonase, which encodes MFLRGTRHEMIVRATRLLRDTIHELSLKQERVVLAVPGGRNVAEIFLQLRELDVPWDKLDIFMLDERLVPIDHSESNFRQASEILDAVIEKERLHPFVLESDNPVTALEEYNRRFKDCGGTIDIVLASSGEDGHIASLFPSHPSVLDQGELFVAVHNSPKPPSERISASARCIARAQVGVLLFLGEEKRDALKSYFDQYKDYQDCPAKIISTLPTHYVLTDQETEEI
- the mrcB gene encoding penicillin-binding protein 1B codes for the protein MRRKSFFVLLPLSALLACMVIGAIFSIDYLKDQNRIIRAKFEGNRWAVPAVVYARPLELYTGLQLTADVLERELLLAGYRNENPVQSAGGYFRDNNSFDIITRDFVYPTGPEPSTRIKASIKANRVSTLTTADHTENLPFIRIDPAQIGSFHPLVHEDRLILTPEDVPEILKLGLIAVEDKSYFKHQGVDPIGIARALVANIKAGRTVQGGSTLTQQLVKNFFLNHERTLERKIQEAVMALLLDYNYSKEEILTAYLNEVFLGQDGSRAIHGFGLASHFYFQRDLDNLSVAQIATLIGMIKGPSYYDPRRNPKRCINRRNTVLSVMHSDNLITQQQYEEALDAPISDITHRESGLNRFPAFLDLVQQQLKDDYDENDLKSNGLKILTTLNPQTQWTVEEQLQNSYESLSKSSGNDSLQGAAIVTGRDSGEVLALAGSVQPIDTGFNRALRAKRLVGSVLKPAIYLSAIDAGYTLASPVMDHTVEIEIDGKTWKPRNFSHREYGVVPLYKALAKSYNLATVNLGMNIGLPSVIETLHELGYDGPINEYPSLLLGAINMTPFEMSQIYQTIGSGGFYQPLRAIESVMDSNNELLTRYGLEVEQRFSPEQIFLITHAMELVMTEGTGAGYGPARKYRFAGKTGTTNDLRDSWFAGFSDNHIGVVWLGNDDNSSVKLTGSSGALRVWVDLFTQLDPNMNKPVQPADIIWKRIDNDTLEPTYYQDDGTMLPFIKGTEPQSFWQTPGHQLKKFENGARRFFDQMGNMIK
- a CDS encoding tetratricopeptide repeat protein gives rise to the protein MKKDTCKARRAHICQIALIVLTALLLHGCSGKRVVPPYPGTPEQPQYPTSPTYPGYPTEFPGEPTQLPEDLPMEQPITVAPIAPEPTLEAPPSETGAAAALYQTARESLKKSEYKQAEMTMERALRIEPRNGYYWYTMAQIKYRQQDYSQAINLCLKSKSFAGQDLNLIEINDSLIENSRRKLVQ